A single region of the Bacteroides luhongzhouii genome encodes:
- a CDS encoding hybrid sensor histidine kinase/response regulator transcription factor: MEQGLSSNFVMGITQDEKGFIWVATESGLNKFDGKNFKVYKKNIDNENSLSGNELNGILCDKNTIWIATQRSGLNAFDCNTMTFSRYVNDPTNPQSIATNDITDIAHSKDGNLWISSYYNGFSYFNKETKAFRHYNISNIEGLGSNRILSIQVDVNGKIYLGHESKGLSIVDIKSKKAKNFKHDPKNPNSLPGDQIKAIRIDQNGYVWLGSNNGLCMFNPESEMFTTFKHSPTKSNSLLADNIFDLLISSDQKLWVGTENGGISILDLKKMMFITPETAVFRNIRYKDNEEGISNSTVRCIFEDSFHNIWIGTYGGGVNFISNIENYFNKWIYSPIPGGVNNLSNKVAWGICSDAQDNIWIGTDGGGIDVFENGINVRNFSTDNTILKSNAILSAIKDSNNNLWFGTYRGGVYFYDSKKKQFEYINLDNNSQLDIRCLFEDRSRNLFIGTHNGLFKYNLTSKKIDSYYAGSSSIHENDIRSITQDDKGNYWIGTYGNGIGVYNPDLKLIKLINNQNGLFSNTINNLYKASDHTIWAATGEGLIKFENSDYNSFKIFLEKDGLPNNTIKAITEDKNNMLWFSSNRGITRYAITENRFYNYNHLDGVPMGDFMGGSVVSGKDGTIFFGSQDGICYFNPSANQSEMVLPPTVITEFILLNKQNLATETFTEKHVEEKISLSYSQNSFKISFNELNFALNDKVEFAYQLKGLDNNWYNLHGDNSAIFRNLAPGTYDFEVKARLRNTDWPKNTLSSITIDIAPPFWLSWWAKLIYLVLCLLLFLYLIKAYKRKLKEENALFLDKQSLKREQDLNNEKLRFYTNVTHELRTPLTLISGPLEDIMSDSELPKKFTPKIKLIIQNTSKLLDLVNQILEFRKIESQNKRLCVSLDNMSVLIREIGEKYKDYVESKGIAFEVYSEDQVIFVFDAEVVITIVENLVSNAVKYTDKGFIKLILNTSNENGIKYVNIEVEDTGYGISEENQPRIFDRYYQVENNKHTSSGTGIGLALVESLVKLHDAEIFVSSTLDVGSKFKVRFRFENEYPDAIYLNSENKAKEIETEFEQNEKDKKNKILILVVEDNIEIQEYIKDSLADKYNIETATNGKSGIDEAFRLIPDVIISDITMPIKDGFELCKTLKEDIRTSHIPIILLTAKDSLQDKTTGYSLGADSYITKPFNGKLLLSRVENLIEKKKKTSKIISLNTENKRNEYIESLSNLDNKFLKKVTDIIIKNLDSEKIDVVFLADQMNMSHSSFYRKIKALTGMTANEFLRKIKIRNAEELLITGKYTISEVAYSVGMSSMAYFRQCFKEEFGISPSEYLKQLKN; this comes from the coding sequence ATGGAACAAGGCTTATCCAGTAATTTTGTAATGGGAATTACCCAAGACGAGAAAGGCTTTATCTGGGTAGCTACCGAATCTGGTTTAAATAAGTTCGATGGTAAAAACTTTAAGGTATACAAAAAGAATATAGATAACGAAAATAGCCTTAGCGGTAATGAACTCAATGGAATATTATGTGATAAAAATACAATTTGGATAGCAACTCAGCGTTCCGGATTGAACGCTTTCGATTGTAATACGATGACATTCAGTCGATATGTAAATGATCCCACAAATCCACAAAGTATAGCCACTAATGACATTACAGATATTGCTCATTCTAAGGACGGCAATTTATGGATTTCTAGTTATTATAATGGGTTCAGTTACTTCAATAAAGAAACAAAAGCATTTAGACACTATAATATAAGTAATATAGAGGGGCTGGGCAGCAATAGAATATTAAGCATACAGGTAGATGTTAATGGTAAAATTTACTTAGGACATGAGAGTAAGGGCTTAAGTATAGTTGATATAAAAAGTAAAAAGGCAAAAAACTTCAAACATGACCCTAAAAATCCTAACTCTTTGCCCGGAGATCAAATAAAAGCAATCAGAATAGACCAAAATGGGTATGTGTGGTTAGGTAGCAATAATGGATTGTGTATGTTCAATCCTGAATCAGAGATGTTTACTACCTTCAAACATAGCCCGACAAAGAGCAACTCATTATTGGCTGATAATATTTTTGATCTGTTAATATCTTCTGACCAAAAGCTTTGGGTTGGTACTGAAAATGGAGGCATAAGTATACTTGATCTAAAAAAAATGATGTTCATAACCCCAGAAACAGCTGTGTTCAGAAATATTAGATATAAAGATAACGAGGAAGGTATTTCTAACTCTACCGTTAGATGCATATTTGAAGATTCCTTTCATAATATTTGGATAGGGACTTATGGCGGAGGTGTAAATTTTATAAGCAATATTGAAAATTATTTCAATAAATGGATTTATTCTCCAATACCGGGAGGAGTCAACAATTTAAGCAACAAAGTGGCATGGGGGATTTGCTCAGATGCTCAAGATAATATATGGATAGGAACCGATGGTGGGGGTATTGATGTATTTGAAAATGGCATAAATGTTAGAAATTTTTCTACCGACAACACTATACTTAAAAGTAATGCTATTCTCTCGGCAATAAAAGATTCAAATAATAACCTATGGTTTGGCACTTATAGAGGGGGGGTATATTTCTATGATTCTAAAAAAAAGCAATTTGAATACATAAACTTAGACAACAATTCTCAATTGGATATCAGGTGTTTATTTGAAGATCGGTCACGGAATCTATTTATCGGGACACATAACGGATTGTTTAAATATAATTTAACTTCAAAAAAAATAGATTCCTATTACGCAGGAAGTTCATCAATACATGAGAACGATATACGGTCGATAACACAAGATGATAAAGGGAATTACTGGATTGGCACATATGGAAACGGAATAGGGGTATATAATCCGGACCTTAAATTAATAAAACTAATAAATAATCAGAATGGCTTATTCTCCAACACAATAAATAATCTATATAAAGCATCGGATCATACTATCTGGGCTGCTACCGGAGAGGGACTAATTAAATTTGAGAATTCCGATTATAATTCTTTTAAAATTTTCTTAGAAAAAGATGGTTTACCTAATAATACAATTAAAGCTATTACTGAGGATAAGAACAATATGCTATGGTTTAGCTCGAATAGAGGGATAACGAGATATGCTATAACAGAAAATCGTTTTTATAACTACAACCATCTTGATGGCGTTCCTATGGGCGATTTTATGGGAGGATCCGTAGTTTCGGGAAAAGACGGAACTATTTTTTTCGGATCGCAAGATGGAATTTGCTATTTCAATCCATCGGCAAATCAATCTGAAATGGTTTTACCTCCAACTGTTATTACCGAATTCATTCTTTTGAATAAACAGAATTTGGCAACCGAAACTTTTACTGAAAAACATGTAGAGGAAAAAATAAGTTTATCATACTCTCAAAATTCGTTTAAAATATCGTTTAATGAGTTGAACTTTGCTTTGAATGATAAAGTAGAATTTGCTTACCAACTAAAAGGGTTAGATAACAACTGGTACAATCTGCATGGCGACAACTCTGCCATTTTCCGCAATCTGGCTCCCGGAACTTACGATTTTGAGGTAAAAGCCCGACTGCGCAATACCGATTGGCCTAAAAATACCTTATCATCCATAACAATTGATATAGCTCCGCCGTTTTGGCTATCATGGTGGGCTAAACTAATCTATTTGGTATTGTGCCTGTTATTATTTTTATATTTGATAAAAGCATACAAACGAAAATTAAAAGAAGAAAACGCTCTCTTTTTAGACAAGCAAAGTTTAAAAAGAGAACAAGACCTCAATAATGAAAAACTGCGATTCTATACCAATGTTACTCACGAACTGAGAACTCCATTAACTCTGATATCGGGGCCATTGGAAGATATAATGAGCGACTCGGAATTGCCCAAGAAATTCACACCTAAGATTAAATTGATCATTCAAAATACTTCAAAATTATTGGATTTAGTAAACCAGATATTGGAATTTAGGAAGATAGAATCTCAAAATAAACGCTTATGTGTTTCACTTGATAATATGAGTGTGTTAATTCGTGAAATAGGGGAAAAATATAAAGATTATGTTGAAAGCAAAGGAATTGCTTTTGAAGTTTATTCAGAAGATCAAGTGATATTCGTTTTTGATGCTGAAGTAGTGATTACCATAGTTGAAAACCTTGTTTCTAATGCTGTTAAATATACAGATAAAGGTTTCATTAAGCTGATTTTAAACACTAGCAATGAGAATGGAATAAAATATGTAAATATAGAAGTAGAGGATACAGGCTATGGTATATCAGAAGAGAATCAACCACGAATTTTTGATCGTTATTATCAAGTGGAAAATAATAAACACACATCCTCCGGAACAGGTATTGGTTTAGCATTAGTGGAGAGTTTGGTCAAATTACACGATGCTGAAATATTTGTATCAAGCACCTTGGATGTTGGTTCTAAGTTCAAAGTTAGATTCAGGTTTGAAAACGAATACCCTGATGCGATATATCTTAATTCAGAGAATAAAGCGAAAGAGATAGAAACAGAATTTGAGCAGAACGAAAAAGATAAAAAGAATAAAATTCTTATTCTGGTGGTAGAAGACAACATTGAAATACAAGAGTATATAAAAGATTCGTTGGCAGATAAATATAATATAGAAACAGCGACAAATGGTAAAAGTGGTATAGATGAAGCATTCAGGTTAATCCCAGATGTAATCATAAGCGATATTACTATGCCGATAAAAGATGGATTTGAACTCTGTAAAACATTGAAGGAAGATATCAGAACCAGCCATATTCCAATAATACTACTTACTGCTAAAGATTCACTACAAGATAAGACAACAGGTTATTCTTTGGGTGCAGATTCGTATATAACCAAACCTTTCAATGGCAAATTATTGCTCAGTAGGGTTGAAAATTTAATTGAAAAGAAGAAAAAAACATCAAAAATCATTTCTCTAAATACTGAAAATAAAAGAAATGAATATATTGAATCATTGAGCAATTTAGATAATAAATTTCTGAAAAAGGTTACTGATATAATCATTAAGAATCTTGATTCTGAAAAAATTGATGTTGTTTTCCTCGCCGACCAAATGAATATGAGTCATTCATCTTTTTATCGTAAAATAAAAGCCTTGACAGGAATGACAGCAAATGAATTTCTCAGAAAAATAAAGATCCGTAATGCTGAGGAATTACTCATCACCGGGAAATATACTATTTCAGAAGTAGCTTACTCTGTAGGTATGAGTAGTATGGCTTATTTTAGGCAATGCTTTAAGGAGGAGTTTGGCATCTCGCCTTCCGAATACCTCAAACAACTAAAAAACTAA
- a CDS encoding ATP-binding protein has translation MRFYNREEELKELKRIQQLAFEESSRMTVVTGRRRIGKTSLIMKAVEQTPTVYLFIGRKNEATLCEEFIPLIAQALQIFVPTEIRSFRNLFQYLMQLSTQRTFNLVIDEFQEFYTINESIFSDMQNIWDQYRKSSHMNLIVSGSIYSLMQKIFQDNKEPLFGRADNIIKLSAFSLSVLKEIMHEYAPTHSNDDLLALYTFTGGVPKYVELFCDNHTLHVKSMIHFMARDNSPFTEEGKNLLIEEFGKNYGTYFSILSAIAGGRNTQAEIEAALGEKSAGGYLKRLIDDYNIIIRQRPILAKESSTTVRYEICDNFIRFWFNYFDRNRSLIEIKNFIGLRNIIEADYPTYSGKILELYFKQKFAESYQFRAIGSWWEAKGNQNEIDIVALGLEKNKAVVAEVKRQRKNFKPELLDQKVEHLKKKLLPRYTIETMCLSLEDM, from the coding sequence ATGAGGTTTTATAATAGAGAAGAAGAACTAAAAGAGCTAAAACGAATTCAGCAATTGGCATTTGAGGAAAGTTCAAGAATGACAGTCGTTACCGGTCGCCGTAGAATTGGGAAGACAAGCCTCATCATGAAAGCCGTTGAACAAACTCCCACTGTCTACTTATTTATAGGGCGCAAAAATGAAGCAACCTTGTGCGAAGAATTCATCCCACTTATCGCACAAGCCCTACAAATCTTTGTTCCGACAGAAATCCGAAGTTTCCGAAACCTATTCCAATACCTAATGCAGCTTTCGACACAACGGACTTTCAACCTGGTTATTGATGAATTTCAGGAATTCTATACTATTAATGAATCCATATTCAGCGATATGCAAAATATTTGGGACCAATATCGGAAGTCCTCACACATGAATTTGATTGTCAGTGGTTCCATCTATTCTCTTATGCAAAAAATTTTCCAAGACAACAAAGAGCCACTCTTCGGAAGAGCTGATAACATAATCAAGCTGTCAGCCTTCAGTCTCTCTGTTCTAAAAGAAATCATGCATGAATATGCCCCGACACATTCGAATGATGATCTTTTAGCACTTTATACTTTTACTGGCGGGGTGCCTAAATACGTGGAACTTTTTTGCGACAACCATACGCTTCACGTGAAAAGCATGATCCATTTTATGGCTCGCGATAATTCTCCCTTTACCGAAGAAGGAAAAAATTTGTTGATAGAAGAATTTGGAAAAAATTACGGAACCTACTTTTCTATTTTAAGTGCAATTGCCGGAGGCAGAAATACACAAGCAGAAATTGAGGCAGCACTAGGAGAAAAAAGCGCAGGTGGCTATCTGAAACGTCTGATAGACGATTATAATATTATCATACGCCAACGCCCCATTTTAGCTAAAGAGAGCTCAACAACTGTCCGATATGAAATATGTGATAATTTTATTAGGTTTTGGTTCAATTACTTCGATCGTAACCGTTCATTGATAGAAATTAAAAACTTTATAGGACTGCGTAATATCATAGAAGCTGATTATCCAACCTACAGCGGAAAGATATTAGAACTTTACTTCAAACAGAAATTCGCAGAAAGTTATCAATTCCGTGCCATCGGGTCATGGTGGGAAGCCAAAGGGAATCAAAACGAAATAGATATTGTTGCACTCGGTCTTGAAAAAAACAAAGCAGTAGTTGCTGAAGTAAAACGCCAACGTAAAAACTTTAAGCCAGAATTGCTGGACCAGAAAGTTGAACATTTGAAGAAAAAGCTATTGCCTCGTTATACTATTGAAACAATGTGTTTGTCATTGGAAGATATGTAG
- a CDS encoding 4-hydroxy-3-methylbut-2-en-1-yl diphosphate synthase → MVDLFNYFRRETTEVNIGAVPLGGPNSIRVQSMTNTSTQDTQACVEQAKRIVDAGGEYVRLTTQGIKEAENLMNINIGLRSQGYMVPLVADVHFNPKVADVAAQYAEKVRINPGNYVDAARTFKKLEYTDEEYAQEIQKIHDRFVPFLNICKENHTAIRIGVNHGSLSDRIMSRYGDTPEGMVESCMEFLRICVAENFTDVVISIKASNTVVMVKTVRLLVDVMEKEGMTFPLHLGVTEAGDGEDGRIKSALGIGALLSDGLGDTIRVSLSEAPEAEIPVARKLVDYVLLRQDHPYIPGLEAPEFNYLSPERRKTKAVRNIGGEHVPVVIADRMDGKTEVNPQFTPDYIYAGRALPEQREEGVEYILDADVWQGEAGTWPAFNHAQLPLMGECDAALKFLFIPYMAQTDEVITCLKYHPEVVIISQSNHPNRLGEHRALVHQLMTEGLQNPVVFFQHYAEDDAENLQIKSAADMGALIFDGLCDGIFLFNQGSLSHAVVDATAFGILQAGRTRTSKTEYISCPGCGRTLYDLEKTIARIKAATSHLKGLKIGIMGCIVNGPGEMADADYGYVGAGRGKISLYKGKVCVEKNIPEEEAVERLLEFIRTDREENQQ, encoded by the coding sequence ATGGTTGATCTATTCAATTATTTTCGAAGAGAAACCACAGAAGTAAATATTGGGGCTGTGCCGTTGGGCGGCCCCAATTCTATTCGTGTCCAGTCGATGACCAATACGTCTACGCAGGACACGCAGGCTTGTGTGGAACAGGCGAAACGTATTGTTGACGCAGGTGGCGAGTATGTCCGCCTCACAACACAGGGTATTAAGGAAGCGGAGAATCTGATGAATATCAATATCGGACTGCGTAGTCAGGGATATATGGTTCCATTGGTTGCCGATGTGCATTTCAATCCGAAAGTGGCGGATGTAGCTGCTCAATATGCGGAAAAGGTGCGCATCAATCCGGGAAACTATGTAGATGCTGCGCGTACTTTTAAAAAACTGGAATATACAGACGAGGAGTATGCGCAGGAAATACAGAAAATCCATGACCGGTTTGTCCCGTTCCTGAATATCTGTAAGGAGAATCACACTGCGATCCGGATCGGTGTGAATCATGGTTCTTTGTCCGACCGCATCATGTCACGCTATGGTGATACTCCCGAAGGAATGGTGGAATCCTGTATGGAATTCCTTCGTATCTGTGTAGCGGAAAACTTCACAGATGTGGTGATTTCCATCAAAGCCTCCAATACAGTGGTCATGGTGAAGACCGTTCGTCTGTTGGTGGACGTCATGGAAAAAGAGGGGATGACTTTCCCGCTACACCTCGGAGTGACAGAAGCCGGAGACGGAGAGGACGGGCGTATCAAGTCGGCTCTCGGCATCGGCGCATTGTTGAGCGACGGGTTGGGAGATACCATCCGGGTATCTTTGAGTGAAGCCCCCGAAGCTGAAATTCCGGTAGCCCGTAAATTGGTGGATTATGTTCTGTTGAGGCAGGATCATCCCTATATTCCGGGATTGGAAGCACCGGAATTCAACTATCTGTCTCCTGAACGCCGAAAGACAAAAGCAGTCCGTAATATTGGAGGCGAACATGTGCCCGTAGTCATTGCCGACCGCATGGATGGAAAAACGGAAGTAAATCCGCAATTCACTCCGGACTATATTTATGCCGGAAGAGCCTTGCCCGAGCAACGGGAAGAAGGCGTGGAATATATTCTTGATGCGGACGTATGGCAAGGAGAGGCTGGAACCTGGCCTGCTTTTAATCATGCGCAACTACCGTTGATGGGGGAATGCGATGCAGCGCTTAAATTCCTGTTTATACCCTATATGGCCCAGACAGATGAAGTGATAACCTGTCTGAAGTACCACCCGGAAGTGGTAATCATCTCTCAAAGCAATCATCCGAACCGTTTGGGTGAGCACCGTGCATTGGTGCATCAGCTAATGACGGAAGGTTTGCAAAATCCGGTTGTCTTCTTCCAGCATTATGCGGAAGATGATGCGGAGAATCTGCAGATAAAATCCGCAGCCGATATGGGAGCCTTGATCTTTGACGGTCTTTGCGATGGTATCTTCCTGTTCAATCAGGGTAGCTTGAGCCATGCCGTTGTCGACGCCACAGCTTTCGGAATCTTGCAGGCCGGACGTACCCGTACCTCTAAGACAGAATACATATCTTGTCCCGGTTGTGGTCGTACGCTTTACGACTTGGAGAAAACAATTGCCCGTATCAAGGCAGCTACTTCACATTTGAAAGGCTTGAAGATCGGCATTATGGGCTGTATCGTGAATGGTCCCGGTGAGATGGCGGATGCTGACTACGGTTATGTAGGAGCAGGACGTGGCAAAATCAGTCTTTATAAAGGCAAGGTGTGCGTAGAAAAGAATATTCCTGAAGAAGAGGCGGTAGAACGACTCTTGGAGTTTATCCGTACAGACCGGGAAGAAAACCAACAATGA
- the purE gene encoding 5-(carboxyamino)imidazole ribonucleotide mutase: MTPIVSIIMGSTSDLPVMEKAAQLLNDMHVPFEMNALSAHRTPEAVEEFAKNARNRGIKVIIAAAGMAAALPGVIAANTTLPVIGVPVKGSVLDGVDALYSIIQMPPGIPVATVAINGAMNAAILAIQMLALSDEKLAEAFAAYKEGLKKKIVKANEELKEVKFEYKTN, translated from the coding sequence ATGACTCCAATTGTAAGTATTATCATGGGTAGCACGTCCGACCTTCCTGTTATGGAGAAGGCTGCGCAACTGCTGAATGATATGCATGTACCGTTCGAAATGAACGCGCTTTCTGCTCACCGCACGCCTGAAGCTGTGGAAGAGTTTGCCAAGAATGCCCGCAACCGTGGCATTAAAGTTATTATTGCCGCTGCCGGAATGGCTGCTGCCCTTCCCGGTGTAATTGCAGCCAACACTACACTGCCGGTGATCGGAGTACCCGTAAAAGGTTCCGTGCTTGATGGTGTAGACGCGCTTTATTCTATCATCCAGATGCCTCCGGGCATTCCTGTGGCAACGGTTGCTATAAACGGAGCGATGAATGCCGCTATCCTTGCCATTCAAATGTTGGCATTGAGTGACGAGAAATTGGCAGAAGCTTTTGCTGCTTACAAAGAAGGGCTGAAAAAGAAAATCGTAAAAGCAAACGAAGAACTGAAAGAAGTTAAGTTTGAATATAAAACAAACTAA
- the gcvH gene encoding glycine cleavage system protein GcvH, with amino-acid sequence MNFPQNLKYTSEHEWIRVEGDIAYVGITDYAQEQLGDIVFVDIPTVGETLEAGETFGTIEVVKTISDLFLPVAGEVLEQNEALEENPELVNKDPYGEGWLIKVKPTDIKAVEDLLDAEAYKAVVNG; translated from the coding sequence ATGAACTTTCCACAGAATTTGAAGTACACGAGCGAACACGAATGGATTCGCGTTGAAGGAGACATTGCATACGTAGGTATCACTGATTATGCTCAAGAACAATTGGGTGATATTGTGTTCGTAGACATACCGACTGTTGGTGAAACGTTGGAAGCCGGTGAAACATTCGGAACCATCGAAGTAGTGAAAACAATTTCCGATCTTTTCCTGCCTGTAGCAGGTGAGGTGCTCGAACAAAACGAGGCATTGGAAGAAAATCCGGAACTGGTTAATAAAGATCCGTATGGCGAAGGTTGGCTGATTAAAGTGAAACCGACAGATATAAAAGCTGTGGAGGACCTGCTGGATGCCGAAGCGTATAAAGCGGTGGTGAATGGGTAA
- a CDS encoding phosphatase PAP2 family protein, with the protein MDREREHIIADKTMLQVARATSMVFTPFSIPFLSFLVLFLFSYLRIMPIQYKLIVLGIVYCFTILTPTITIFLFRKINGFARQELSERKKRYVPILLTIISYVFCLLMMRRLNIPWYMTGIILASLVVSIICIAVNLKWKLSEHMAGMGGVIGGLISFSALFGYNPVGWLCLFILIAGILGSARIILGHHTLGEVLSGFAVGLICALLVLHPVSNILFRVFLF; encoded by the coding sequence ATGGACAGAGAGAGAGAACATATCATAGCGGATAAGACAATGTTGCAGGTGGCGAGAGCTACTTCGATGGTCTTTACTCCATTTTCTATTCCGTTTTTATCGTTTCTGGTGTTATTCCTGTTTTCTTATCTTCGTATCATGCCGATACAATATAAGTTGATCGTGTTGGGAATTGTTTACTGCTTTACCATACTGACACCTACCATTACCATTTTCCTGTTTCGCAAAATAAATGGTTTTGCCCGTCAGGAGTTGAGTGAGCGTAAGAAACGTTATGTACCGATTCTGCTGACTATCATCTCGTATGTGTTCTGCCTGTTGATGATGCGCAGGCTGAACATTCCCTGGTATATGACAGGCATCATCCTCGCTTCTTTGGTGGTTTCTATTATCTGCATCGCAGTGAATTTGAAATGGAAATTGAGCGAACACATGGCAGGAATGGGCGGAGTGATCGGCGGACTGATTTCTTTCAGCGCTTTGTTCGGTTACAATCCGGTCGGATGGTTATGCTTGTTTATATTGATTGCCGGTATATTAGGCTCTGCACGAATTATCTTGGGACATCACACGTTGGGTGAGGTGCTTTCCGGTTTTGCGGTAGGCTTGATATGTGCCCTTTTGGTACTTCATCCGGTGAGTAACATCTTATTTCGAGTATTTTTATTTTAA